One stretch of Nocardia mangyaensis DNA includes these proteins:
- a CDS encoding DoxX family protein, with amino-acid sequence MTDTATRTTASNPTSTAADQVLGSDIGLLVLRVVFGGLFAAHGAQKLFGWFGGNGLDATIDGFTKMGYNPGELFGTLAGLTEFVGGLALLLGLCTPLAAAVILGTMINAIYLTFDDGLLGSGGYELALLYAVPAITLAFTGPGRFSLDHGRPWARQGLVWGSAAVALGVVTAITTLILKAVL; translated from the coding sequence ATGACCGACACCGCTACGCGCACCACCGCTTCCAATCCCACCTCCACCGCTGCCGATCAGGTCCTGGGCAGCGACATCGGCCTGCTCGTACTGCGCGTCGTCTTCGGCGGCCTCTTCGCCGCACACGGCGCCCAGAAACTGTTCGGGTGGTTCGGTGGAAACGGCTTGGACGCGACCATCGACGGTTTCACCAAGATGGGCTACAACCCCGGCGAACTGTTCGGCACCCTGGCCGGCCTCACCGAATTCGTCGGCGGACTCGCCCTGCTGCTCGGCTTGTGCACCCCGCTGGCGGCGGCCGTGATCCTCGGCACGATGATCAACGCCATCTACCTCACGTTCGATGACGGCCTGCTCGGCAGCGGCGGGTACGAACTGGCTCTGCTGTACGCGGTGCCCGCGATCACGCTGGCGTTCACCGGGCCTGGACGGTTCTCGCTGGATCACGGGCGCCCGTGGGCGCGCCAGGGTCTGGTGTGGGGCAGCGCCGCTGTCGCGCTCGGCGTTGTCACCGCCATCACCACCCTGATCCTGAAGGCTGTGTTGTAG
- a CDS encoding NCS2 family permease, with the protein MASDVLTRARGRIDGYFGVTSSGSTFRREAMAGTVTFLAMSYVLAVNPSILGDEGPLGDQGIPMQAVFTATAVAAVFGTLVMGIWARYPIALAPGMGLNAFFAFTVVLTMGIPWQVALSGTLLSGVIFFVLAVTKIRERILNAIPIQMKFAVGAGIGLFVAFLGLKNAGIVVSSDATLVTLGDFTEGTTLLALFGLVLTVVFLVMGWHGAVIYGIVATTILGMVTGLVGVPDGIAEMPKGLDQTFGQAIIHLPDAFTGQMIVVVLTMLFVDFFDSSGTLIGVANQAGLLNKDGTLPRAASALAADSVGTTAGAIIGTSTTTAYVESTAGVSAGGRTGITAVTTAGWFLLAMFCYPIFSVIAGASEVTAPALIVVGVLMSRALGDIDWQRLEYSVPAFITVIMMPLTYSIANGLAMGMIFYPIVMVARGRAKEVHPVMWALMVLFLGYFFFLVE; encoded by the coding sequence ATGGCCAGCGATGTCCTCACCCGCGCCCGAGGGCGCATCGACGGATACTTCGGTGTCACGTCGAGCGGGTCCACGTTCCGGCGCGAGGCGATGGCGGGCACGGTCACGTTCCTGGCCATGTCGTATGTGCTGGCGGTGAACCCGTCGATCCTCGGTGACGAGGGTCCGTTGGGTGACCAGGGCATCCCGATGCAGGCGGTGTTCACCGCGACGGCGGTGGCCGCGGTCTTCGGCACGCTGGTCATGGGCATCTGGGCGCGCTATCCCATCGCGCTCGCTCCCGGCATGGGCTTGAACGCGTTCTTCGCCTTCACCGTGGTGCTCACCATGGGCATCCCCTGGCAGGTGGCGTTGTCGGGCACCTTGCTCTCGGGCGTGATCTTCTTCGTTCTCGCGGTCACGAAGATCCGGGAACGGATTCTCAACGCCATCCCGATCCAGATGAAGTTCGCGGTCGGTGCGGGAATCGGGTTGTTCGTCGCGTTCCTCGGCTTGAAGAACGCGGGCATCGTCGTGAGCAGCGACGCCACCCTGGTCACCCTCGGTGACTTCACCGAGGGAACCACACTGCTCGCGTTGTTCGGCCTCGTGCTGACCGTGGTCTTCTTGGTGATGGGCTGGCACGGTGCGGTGATCTACGGCATCGTCGCGACCACGATCCTCGGAATGGTGACCGGCCTGGTCGGCGTGCCCGATGGGATCGCCGAGATGCCGAAGGGGCTGGATCAGACCTTCGGTCAGGCCATCATCCACCTGCCCGATGCCTTCACCGGGCAGATGATCGTCGTCGTGCTCACGATGTTGTTCGTCGACTTCTTCGACTCCTCCGGCACGCTGATCGGGGTGGCGAACCAGGCTGGTCTGCTCAACAAGGACGGCACGCTGCCGCGCGCGGCCAGCGCGCTGGCCGCGGACTCGGTCGGCACGACGGCGGGGGCGATCATCGGTACCTCGACCACCACCGCGTATGTGGAATCGACGGCGGGCGTCTCGGCGGGTGGCCGGACCGGTATCACCGCGGTGACGACCGCGGGCTGGTTCCTGCTCGCGATGTTCTGTTATCCGATCTTCTCGGTGATCGCCGGGGCGAGCGAGGTGACCGCGCCCGCGCTCATCGTGGTCGGCGTGCTGATGTCTCGGGCCCTCGGTGACATCGACTGGCAGCGGCTCGAGTACTCGGTGCCCGCGTTCATCACCGTGATCATGATGCCGCTGACCTATTCGATCGCCAACGGTCTGGCCATGGGCATGATCTTCTACCCGATCGTGATGGTGGCCAGGGGCCGCGCCAAGGAAGTGCACCCGGTGATGTGGGCGCTGATGGTGCTGTTCCTTGGCTACTTCTTCTTCCTCGTCGAGTAG
- the glgP gene encoding alpha-glucan family phosphorylase: MKALRRFTVRAHLPERLAALAELSTNLRWSWHGPTQDLFAELDPQRWRTLGQDPVRMLGEVPAERLDELAADPAYLTRVDAAAAGLRDYLARPRWFQEQTGTQVAGIAYFSMEFGVTEVLPNYSGGLGILAGDHLKAASDLGLPLIGVGLLYRSGYFRQSLSADGWQMEHYPALDPQGLPLRLLTSDGSPVLIHVGMPEGRVLRARVWIAQVGRIPLLLLDSDIAENDPELRAVTDRLYGGDQDHRIKQEILAGIGGVRAVRAYTRANGLPDPDVFHMNEGHAGFLGVERIREFVAGGLDFDTALAAVRAGTVFTTHTPVPAGIDRFPMPLVRRYFGGAHGESESALLPGLSVDRILAFGREADPSVFNMAHMGLRMAQRANGVSELHGQVSREMFAALWPGFDAAEVPIGSVTNGVHAPTWAAREWIDKARELVGPELVEEARGWEKLSDVDLGQLWSTRNTLRGVLIDEVRRRLRDSWRQRGAAEAELSWIDDVFDPDVLTVGFARRVPTYKRLTLMLRDPERLRALLLDPKRPVQLVVAGKSHPADDGGKALIQQVVRFADDPEVRHRIVFLPDYDMSMARYLYWGCDVWLNNPLRPLEACGTSGMKSALNGGLNLSIRDGWWDEMYDGENGWAIPTADGVRDEQRRDDLEASALYELVERTVAPRFYDRDATGVPVRWTEMVRHTLQTTSPKVLASRMVRDYAEQYYGPAAAAFEQVAGDDFAGARHIAEYRRRVDAAWPSVRVAQVDSSGLPDTPVIGAELALHARIELGGLAPSDVIVQAVLGRVSPTDDLSDTTTIAMTHSGGDDGAELYSVRAPVPLSGAVGYTVRVLPHNALLAGDAELGVVSVAGA, translated from the coding sequence GTGAAGGCACTTCGTCGGTTCACTGTCCGGGCCCATCTGCCTGAGCGGCTCGCCGCGCTGGCCGAGTTGTCGACGAACCTGCGCTGGTCGTGGCACGGCCCGACGCAGGATCTGTTCGCCGAACTCGACCCGCAGCGGTGGCGCACGCTCGGTCAGGATCCCGTGCGGATGCTGGGGGAGGTGCCCGCCGAGCGGCTCGACGAACTCGCCGCCGATCCGGCGTATCTCACCCGCGTGGACGCGGCCGCCGCGGGACTGCGCGACTATCTCGCCCGCCCGCGCTGGTTCCAGGAGCAGACCGGCACACAGGTCGCCGGCATCGCCTACTTCTCCATGGAGTTCGGCGTCACCGAGGTGCTGCCCAACTACTCCGGTGGCCTCGGCATCCTGGCCGGTGACCATCTCAAGGCGGCGTCGGATCTCGGACTGCCGCTGATCGGCGTCGGGCTGCTGTATCGCTCGGGGTACTTCCGGCAGTCGCTGTCGGCCGACGGCTGGCAGATGGAGCACTACCCGGCGCTGGACCCGCAGGGGCTGCCGCTGCGGCTGCTCACCAGTGACGGGTCACCGGTGCTGATCCACGTGGGCATGCCGGAGGGGCGGGTGCTGCGGGCCAGGGTGTGGATCGCGCAGGTCGGTCGGATTCCGTTGCTGCTGCTCGATTCCGACATCGCCGAGAACGATCCGGAACTGCGCGCGGTCACCGACCGGCTCTACGGCGGCGACCAGGATCACCGGATCAAGCAGGAGATCCTGGCCGGGATCGGCGGTGTCCGCGCGGTGCGCGCCTACACCCGCGCCAACGGGCTGCCCGATCCCGACGTGTTCCATATGAACGAGGGTCACGCCGGATTCCTCGGCGTCGAGCGCATTCGCGAATTCGTCGCGGGTGGACTGGATTTCGACACTGCCCTCGCGGCGGTACGGGCCGGGACCGTCTTCACCACGCACACCCCGGTACCTGCCGGGATCGACCGGTTCCCGATGCCGTTGGTGCGCAGGTACTTCGGCGGCGCGCACGGTGAGTCCGAATCCGCGCTGCTGCCGGGGCTCTCGGTCGATCGGATTCTCGCCTTCGGCCGGGAGGCCGACCCCTCGGTGTTCAACATGGCGCACATGGGTTTGCGGATGGCGCAGCGCGCCAACGGCGTGTCCGAACTGCACGGTCAGGTCAGCCGGGAGATGTTCGCCGCGCTGTGGCCCGGCTTCGACGCGGCCGAGGTGCCGATCGGCTCGGTGACCAACGGAGTGCACGCGCCGACCTGGGCCGCGCGCGAATGGATCGACAAGGCCCGCGAACTCGTCGGCCCCGAACTGGTCGAGGAGGCGCGCGGCTGGGAGAAGCTCAGCGATGTCGACCTCGGACAGCTGTGGTCGACGCGAAACACCTTGCGCGGCGTGCTGATCGACGAGGTACGGCGCAGGCTGCGCGACTCGTGGCGCCAGCGCGGCGCCGCCGAGGCCGAACTGAGCTGGATCGATGACGTCTTCGACCCGGACGTGCTCACCGTCGGCTTCGCCCGCCGGGTGCCGACCTACAAGCGCCTCACCCTGATGCTGCGCGACCCCGAACGCCTGCGCGCGCTGCTGCTCGACCCGAAGCGCCCGGTGCAGCTGGTGGTCGCGGGCAAGAGCCACCCCGCCGACGACGGCGGCAAGGCACTCATCCAGCAGGTCGTGCGCTTCGCCGACGACCCCGAGGTACGCCACCGCATCGTCTTCCTGCCCGACTACGACATGTCGATGGCCCGCTACCTGTACTGGGGTTGTGATGTGTGGCTGAACAATCCGCTGCGCCCGCTCGAGGCGTGCGGCACCTCGGGAATGAAGTCCGCACTCAACGGCGGGCTCAATCTGTCCATCCGCGACGGCTGGTGGGACGAGATGTACGACGGGGAGAACGGCTGGGCCATCCCCACCGCCGACGGCGTGCGCGACGAGCAGCGCCGCGACGACCTGGAGGCCTCGGCGCTGTACGAACTGGTCGAACGCACCGTCGCGCCCCGCTTCTACGACCGGGACGCCACCGGTGTGCCGGTCCGCTGGACCGAGATGGTGCGCCACACCTTGCAGACCACCAGCCCCAAGGTGCTGGCCTCGCGCATGGTCCGTGACTACGCCGAGCAGTACTACGGGCCGGCCGCCGCCGCCTTCGAGCAGGTGGCCGGTGACGACTTCGCGGGGGCGCGGCACATCGCCGAGTACCGGCGCCGGGTCGACGCGGCCTGGCCGTCGGTGCGGGTGGCCCAGGTCGACAGCTCGGGGCTGCCCGACACCCCGGTGATCGGCGCCGAGCTGGCCCTGCACGCGCGCATCGAACTGGGCGGGCTCGCACCCTCGGACGTGATCGTGCAGGCGGTGCTCGGCCGGGTCTCGCCGACCGACGACCTGTCCGACACCACCACGATCGCGATGACGCACTCCGGCGGTGACGACGGCGCCGAGCTGTACTCCGTGCGGGCGCCGGTCCCGCTCTCGGGCGCGGTCGGCTACACGGTGCGTGTGCTGCCCCACAACGCGCTGCTGGCCGGTGACGCCGAGCTGGGTGTGGTGTCCGTCGCAGGCGCGTGA
- a CDS encoding VOC family protein translates to MRLSSFYPVLATTELAAARDFYTGWFGFEITFEADWYISLRRPGTDGAPDYELALLDPTHPTVPAGYGKPVQGLLLNFEVDDVDAEWERLVVTGGLSAQLDIRTEDFGQRHFIVADPAGVLIDVITEIAPAPEFAAQFTQDHTATH, encoded by the coding sequence ATGAGACTGAGCAGCTTCTATCCGGTTCTCGCCACCACCGAGCTCGCGGCGGCACGCGACTTCTACACGGGCTGGTTCGGGTTCGAGATCACGTTCGAGGCCGACTGGTACATCAGCCTGCGACGGCCGGGTACCGACGGCGCGCCCGACTACGAACTCGCCCTCCTCGACCCCACCCACCCGACCGTCCCGGCCGGGTACGGCAAGCCCGTCCAGGGCCTGTTGCTCAACTTCGAGGTCGACGACGTCGACGCGGAATGGGAACGCCTCGTCGTCACCGGTGGCCTGTCCGCCCAACTCGACATCCGCACCGAGGATTTCGGCCAGCGCCACTTCATCGTCGCCGACCCGGCGGGCGTCCTGATCGACGTGATCACCGAAATCGCGCCCGCTCCGGAATTCGCGGCCCAGTTCACTCAGGACCACACCGCAACCCACTGA
- a CDS encoding TetR/AcrR family transcriptional regulator: MASTARAQQREETRRTLLRESRRLFAAKGYAAVGLSEIVTAAGVTKGALYHHFESKAELFRAVLTQVQGEVGTQVATAADAEPDPWTQLTTGCAAFLRACTDPRIQQIMLIDGPSVLGWHEWRAMDEANSARHLGEALQALIDAGTLPAQPVAPLTQLLSGAMNEAALWLATTPDPKALPETITALNRLLTGLRTP; this comes from the coding sequence ATGGCATCGACAGCGCGCGCACAACAGCGCGAGGAGACCCGGCGCACGCTGCTGCGCGAGAGCAGACGCCTGTTCGCCGCGAAAGGCTATGCCGCTGTTGGCCTCTCGGAGATCGTGACGGCCGCCGGCGTCACCAAGGGCGCCCTGTACCACCACTTCGAGAGCAAGGCCGAGCTGTTCCGCGCCGTCCTCACCCAGGTCCAAGGGGAGGTCGGCACCCAGGTCGCCACCGCCGCCGACGCCGAACCCGACCCCTGGACCCAGCTCACCACCGGCTGCGCCGCTTTCCTGCGCGCCTGCACCGACCCCCGAATCCAGCAGATCATGCTGATCGACGGCCCCTCGGTCCTCGGCTGGCACGAATGGCGAGCCATGGACGAGGCCAACTCCGCCCGTCACCTCGGCGAAGCCCTCCAAGCCCTGATCGACGCCGGCACCCTCCCCGCCCAACCGGTGGCCCCCCTCACCCAGCTCCTCTCCGGCGCCATGAACGAAGCCGCCCTCTGGCTGGCCACCACCCCCGACCCGAAGGCCCTCCCGGAAACCATCACCGCCCTGAACCGCCTGCTCACCGGCCTCCGAACCCCCTGA
- a CDS encoding maltotransferase domain-containing protein: MTGRIAIDDIAPSIPGGRPAKAAVGEVFPVRAVVWREGHDAVAATLAVRAPGSSRITRIRMTPDYEPDVFNAVFTPHTPGVWTFRIEGWSDPIATWRSAVEAKLSVGQTAADLANDLEIGATLFERAAQAVPKKQFERLRAAATALRADDHLPARVAPAFSAEVAEILRVTPLREMVTRGTQFSALAERRRALVGSWYEFFPRSTGGRDADGAPVHGTFATAARELPRIAGMGFDVVYLPPIHPVGEVNRKGRNNTLTTEPGDVGSPWAIGSAEGGHDAVHPLLGTERDFAEFVATATELGLEVALDLALQCAPDHPWVAAHPEWFTTLPDGTIAFAENPPKKYQDIYPVNFDNDPDGLYAEVLRVVRHWISLGVTIFRVDNPHTKPADFWEWLITQLRRTDPDVIFLSEAFTRPARLYGLARRGFSQSYTYFTWRVHKWELTEFGYELAAKADEARPNLFVNTPDILHESLQHGGPGMFAIRAALAATLAPTWGVYSGFELFEHEAVRPGSEEYLDSEKYELRPRDFAGALARGESLEPWLTRLNEIRRNHPALQQLRCIHFHHVDNDALIAYSKFDPVSGDAVLVIINLNPYAAEQGHISLDLPAIGREWHDHPVVFDEVSGEEYHWAQHNFLRLDPARAVAHILALPAIPAAARAPLAYRRTLR; the protein is encoded by the coding sequence GTGACCGGCCGGATAGCCATCGATGACATCGCCCCGTCCATCCCCGGCGGCCGCCCGGCCAAGGCCGCCGTCGGCGAGGTCTTCCCCGTCCGCGCCGTCGTCTGGCGCGAGGGCCACGACGCGGTGGCCGCCACCCTGGCCGTGCGCGCGCCGGGCTCGTCCAGGATCACCCGCATCCGGATGACCCCCGACTACGAACCCGACGTCTTCAACGCCGTGTTCACCCCGCACACCCCGGGCGTCTGGACCTTTCGGATCGAAGGCTGGAGCGACCCGATCGCGACGTGGCGTTCGGCGGTGGAGGCGAAGCTGTCCGTCGGCCAGACCGCCGCCGACCTGGCCAACGACCTGGAGATCGGCGCCACCCTCTTCGAGCGTGCGGCCCAAGCGGTCCCCAAGAAGCAGTTCGAACGACTCCGCGCCGCCGCCACCGCGCTGCGCGCCGACGATCACCTCCCGGCCAGAGTCGCGCCCGCGTTCAGCGCGGAGGTCGCCGAGATCCTCCGCGTGACCCCGCTGCGCGAGATGGTCACCCGCGGCACCCAGTTCTCGGCGCTGGCGGAACGCCGCCGCGCGCTGGTCGGTTCCTGGTACGAGTTCTTCCCCCGCTCCACCGGCGGTCGTGATGCCGACGGCGCCCCGGTCCACGGCACCTTCGCGACCGCGGCCCGCGAGCTGCCCCGCATCGCGGGCATGGGTTTCGACGTGGTGTATCTGCCGCCGATCCACCCGGTCGGCGAGGTCAATCGCAAGGGCCGCAACAACACTCTGACCACCGAGCCGGGTGATGTCGGCTCGCCGTGGGCGATCGGCTCGGCCGAGGGCGGCCACGACGCCGTCCACCCGCTGCTGGGCACCGAGCGTGACTTCGCCGAATTCGTCGCCACGGCAACCGAACTCGGCCTCGAGGTAGCCCTCGACCTGGCCCTGCAGTGCGCCCCGGACCATCCGTGGGTCGCCGCCCACCCGGAATGGTTCACCACCCTCCCCGACGGCACGATCGCCTTCGCGGAGAACCCGCCGAAGAAGTACCAGGACATCTACCCGGTCAACTTCGACAACGACCCCGACGGCCTCTACGCCGAGGTCCTGCGCGTCGTCCGGCATTGGATCTCCTTGGGCGTCACCATCTTCCGCGTCGACAACCCGCACACCAAACCCGCCGACTTCTGGGAATGGCTGATCACCCAGCTGCGCCGCACCGATCCCGACGTGATCTTCCTGTCCGAGGCGTTCACCCGCCCCGCCCGGCTCTACGGTCTGGCCCGGCGCGGCTTCAGCCAGTCGTACACGTATTTCACCTGGCGCGTGCACAAGTGGGAGCTCACCGAGTTCGGCTACGAGCTGGCGGCCAAGGCCGACGAGGCCAGGCCCAACCTGTTCGTGAACACCCCCGACATCCTGCACGAGAGCCTGCAGCACGGCGGCCCCGGCATGTTCGCCATCCGCGCCGCGCTCGCCGCGACACTCGCGCCCACCTGGGGCGTGTACTCCGGCTTCGAACTGTTCGAGCACGAGGCGGTCCGCCCGGGCAGCGAGGAGTACCTCGACTCGGAGAAGTACGAACTGCGCCCCCGCGATTTCGCGGGCGCACTGGCCCGCGGCGAATCGCTGGAACCGTGGCTGACCAGACTGAACGAGATCCGGCGCAATCATCCCGCGCTACAACAGCTGCGCTGCATCCACTTCCACCACGTCGACAACGACGCGCTGATCGCCTACTCCAAATTCGACCCGGTCAGCGGCGACGCGGTCCTGGTGATCATCAACCTGAACCCGTATGCCGCCGAGCAGGGCCACATCTCGCTCGACCTGCCCGCCATCGGCCGGGAATGGCACGACCACCCGGTGGTGTTCGACGAGGTCAGCGGCGAGGAATACCACTGGGCGCAGCACAATTTCCTCCGCCTGGACCCAGCCCGCGCGGTCGCGCACATCCTCGCGCTGCCCGCGATCCCCGCCGCCGCCCGCGCCCCACTGGCCTACCGCAGGACGCTGCGATGA
- the glgB gene encoding 1,4-alpha-glucan branching protein GlgB — MKRRDLLLLAAGTHPDPHTVLGAHPHNDGTAVRVLRPHADAVSVLVGDAEHPLKSLGHGVFAATLPYPQIDDYRVRTAYPGAPTAIAADGYRFLPTVGEFDLHLIGEGRHTRLWEVLGAHPRHYTTLDGDVDGTSFAVWAPNARGVTVFGDFDRWGGASTPMRALGTSGVWEVFVPGVGPGTRYKYRIHGADGRVVDHADPLAFTAEVPPATASVVARADHVWTDGNWLDRRARTDATRSPMSIYEVHLASWRPGLGYRDMAEQLADYVRAMGFTHVELLPVAEHPFGGSWGYQVTSYYAPTSRFGSPDDFRHFVDHLHSAGIGVLLDWVPAHFPRDEWALARFDGTALYEHPDPRRGEQLDWGTYVFDFGRNEVRNFLVANAAFWIEEFHIDGLRVDAVASMLYLDYSRPDGSWEPNIYGGRENLEAVDFLQELNDTVHRAHPGVVTIAEESTTWPGVTRGTDVGGLGFTMKWNMGWMHDTLGYLGRDPIHRSWHHNEMTFSLVYAWSENYVLPISHDEVVHGKGTLWTRMPGDDFAKASGVRALLAYMWSHPGKQLLFMGQEFGQFREWDNDRGLDWHELENPLHQGISTMVADLNHTYAAHPSLWSQDTTPGGHSWIEADDSTANVFAFLRWSTDGSAVACVFNFSGSTRENYRIGLPHPGTWREILNTDATTYGGSGIGNLGAVTAEETPWHGHPASATVTLAAHSALWLTQPYT; from the coding sequence ATGAAGCGGCGCGACCTGCTGCTGCTGGCGGCGGGCACCCACCCCGACCCGCACACCGTCCTCGGCGCGCACCCCCACAACGACGGCACCGCAGTGCGCGTACTACGCCCGCACGCCGACGCGGTGTCGGTGCTGGTCGGCGACGCCGAGCATCCGCTGAAATCGCTGGGCCACGGCGTCTTCGCCGCGACCCTGCCGTATCCACAGATCGACGACTACCGCGTGCGCACCGCGTACCCCGGCGCCCCCACCGCGATCGCCGCCGACGGCTACCGCTTCCTGCCGACCGTCGGCGAGTTCGACCTGCACCTCATCGGCGAGGGCCGCCACACCCGGCTGTGGGAAGTGCTCGGCGCCCATCCACGCCACTACACCACCCTCGACGGCGATGTCGACGGCACCTCGTTCGCGGTGTGGGCCCCGAATGCCCGCGGTGTCACCGTCTTCGGCGATTTCGATCGCTGGGGCGGCGCCTCCACCCCGATGCGCGCCCTCGGCACCTCCGGGGTGTGGGAGGTGTTCGTGCCGGGAGTGGGGCCGGGCACGCGCTACAAGTACCGGATCCACGGTGCGGACGGTCGTGTCGTCGACCATGCCGATCCGCTGGCCTTCACCGCCGAGGTGCCGCCAGCCACCGCGTCGGTGGTGGCGCGCGCCGATCACGTGTGGACCGACGGCAACTGGCTCGACCGCCGGGCCCGCACCGATGCCACCCGCTCCCCCATGAGCATCTACGAGGTGCACCTCGCGTCGTGGCGACCCGGCCTCGGGTATCGCGACATGGCCGAGCAGCTGGCCGACTACGTGCGCGCGATGGGCTTCACCCATGTGGAGTTGCTGCCGGTCGCCGAGCATCCATTCGGCGGCTCCTGGGGCTACCAGGTCACCTCCTATTACGCGCCGACCTCCCGATTCGGCTCGCCCGACGACTTCCGCCACTTCGTCGACCACCTGCACAGCGCCGGGATCGGGGTCCTGCTGGACTGGGTCCCCGCGCACTTCCCGCGGGACGAGTGGGCCTTGGCCCGCTTCGACGGCACTGCGCTCTACGAGCACCCCGACCCGCGCCGCGGCGAGCAACTCGACTGGGGCACCTACGTTTTCGACTTCGGGCGCAACGAGGTGCGCAACTTCCTGGTCGCCAACGCGGCGTTCTGGATCGAGGAGTTCCACATCGACGGCCTGCGCGTAGACGCGGTGGCTTCCATGCTGTACCTGGACTATTCGCGCCCCGACGGCAGTTGGGAACCCAACATCTACGGCGGCAGAGAGAATCTGGAAGCCGTCGACTTCCTGCAGGAACTCAACGACACCGTGCACCGCGCGCACCCCGGTGTCGTCACCATCGCCGAGGAGTCCACCACCTGGCCCGGCGTGACCCGGGGCACCGATGTCGGCGGACTGGGTTTCACCATGAAGTGGAACATGGGCTGGATGCACGACACCCTCGGCTACCTGGGCCGCGACCCGATCCACCGCTCCTGGCACCACAACGAGATGACCTTCTCCCTGGTCTACGCCTGGAGCGAGAACTACGTGCTGCCGATCAGCCACGACGAGGTGGTGCACGGCAAAGGCACCCTGTGGACCCGCATGCCCGGCGACGACTTCGCCAAGGCGAGCGGCGTGCGCGCCCTGCTGGCCTACATGTGGTCCCACCCCGGCAAGCAACTGCTGTTCATGGGCCAGGAGTTCGGCCAGTTCCGTGAGTGGGACAACGACCGCGGCCTGGACTGGCACGAGCTGGAAAACCCCCTGCACCAAGGCATCTCGACCATGGTCGCCGACCTCAACCACACCTACGCCGCCCATCCGTCCCTGTGGAGTCAGGACACCACCCCCGGCGGCCACTCCTGGATCGAGGCCGACGACAGCACCGCCAACGTCTTCGCCTTCCTCCGCTGGTCCACCGACGGGTCGGCCGTGGCCTGCGTCTTCAACTTCTCCGGTTCGACCCGCGAGAACTACCGCATCGGCCTGCCCCACCCCGGTACCTGGCGCGAGATCCTCAACACCGACGCGACCACCTACGGCGGCTCCGGCATCGGCAACCTCGGCGCCGTCACCGCCGAGGAAACCCCCTGGCACGGCCACCCGGCCTCGGCGACAGTCACCCTCGCCGCCCACAGCGCCCTGTGGCTGACGCAGCCCTACACCTAG
- the glgA gene encoding glycogen synthase, which translates to MRVAMLTREYPPEVYGGAGVHVTELTARLRALCEVTVHCMGAPRNGAVVHRPDPELYAANAALQMMSAQLRMADAAGGVEVVHSHTWYAGLAGHLAAALYGIPHVLTAHSLEPRRPWKAEQLGGGYRLSSWSERTAMEHADAVIAVSEGMRHDVLDAYPAIDADRVHVVHNGIDAAVWHPGPPVGDERPVLERLGVRADRPIVSFVGRITRQKGVGHLLAAAAGFDPGIQLVLCAGAADTKELEREVAAAVDGLQRQRGNVFWVKEMLPTEQVRQILAASAVFVCPSVYEPLGIVNLEAMACATAVVASDVGGIPEVVDDGVTGRLVHYDPSTTGEYERELAAAVNAVASDPAVAVRYGEAGRARAIAEFDWARIAERTVEVYRSVLR; encoded by the coding sequence CTGCGGGTCGCCATGCTGACCCGGGAGTATCCGCCCGAGGTGTACGGCGGTGCGGGGGTGCATGTCACCGAACTCACGGCTCGGCTGCGGGCGCTGTGCGAGGTGACGGTGCACTGTATGGGGGCACCGCGCAACGGTGCCGTGGTGCATCGGCCCGATCCCGAGCTCTATGCCGCCAATGCCGCGCTGCAGATGATGTCGGCGCAGTTGCGGATGGCGGATGCGGCGGGTGGGGTGGAGGTGGTGCACTCGCACACCTGGTACGCGGGTCTGGCCGGGCATCTCGCGGCGGCGCTGTACGGGATTCCGCATGTGCTCACGGCGCATTCGCTGGAACCGCGGCGGCCGTGGAAGGCCGAGCAGCTCGGTGGCGGGTATCGGCTCTCGTCGTGGTCGGAACGCACGGCGATGGAGCATGCCGATGCCGTCATCGCGGTGAGTGAGGGCATGCGCCACGACGTGCTCGACGCCTACCCGGCGATCGACGCGGATCGGGTCCACGTGGTGCACAACGGTATCGACGCGGCGGTCTGGCACCCCGGCCCGCCCGTCGGGGACGAGCGGCCGGTGCTGGAGCGGCTCGGGGTGCGTGCCGACCGGCCGATCGTCTCGTTCGTCGGGCGGATCACTCGGCAGAAGGGCGTCGGGCACCTGCTCGCCGCCGCAGCCGGTTTCGACCCCGGCATCCAGCTGGTGTTGTGCGCCGGGGCGGCCGACACCAAGGAACTCGAACGCGAGGTGGCCGCCGCCGTCGACGGGCTGCAGCGGCAGCGCGGGAACGTGTTCTGGGTCAAGGAGATGCTGCCCACCGAGCAGGTACGCCAGATCCTGGCCGCCTCGGCGGTTTTCGTGTGCCCCTCGGTCTATGAGCCACTCGGTATCGTCAATCTGGAGGCGATGGCGTGTGCGACCGCGGTCGTCGCCTCCGATGTGGGCGGGATTCCCGAGGTGGTCGATGACGGGGTCACCGGCCGGCTGGTGCACTACGACCCGAGCACGACGGGGGAGTACGAACGCGAGCTGGCCGCCGCGGTGAACGCGGTGGCCAGCGATCCGGCCGTGGCTGTTCGCTACGGCGAGGCCGGGCGGGCGCGCGCGATCGCGGAGTTCGACTGGGCGCGGATCGCCGAGCGCACGGTCGAGGTGTACCGGAGCGTGCTGCGCTAG